The following nucleotide sequence is from Elusimicrobiota bacterium.
TTTTAGTCCGTTTTCTAATAACAGTTTTTCAGAATGATGTTTAGAAGCGTCATCAACCCAGAATTCAAGATTTTTGTTTATGTTTTTTATTTCCAGAACCTTCAAAATATCTGCGAAACAATCCAATTCATGTTTAGTTTGGCTATGTTCCACAAAATGAGTATATAAATAATGTCTATACTGATTATTTGTTTTAAATCCGATTCTATATAACGCGCCGCTAAAAAATGCAAGTAACGGCGAGATTCTTGTCCACTGGTCAAAATCCAAAGCTAAATCAAATTTTTTGTTTTTGAATAATTTAATAATAGAAAAAGGGTTAAAAACTAAATTTCTGATATTAATTATTAAAACCTCATTTATGTACGGGCAAACTTTCAGAACATCTAGATTAATTTTTGTGCATATTGCAGTAATTTTTGCTTTAGGATATTTATCTCGCAAAGCCCTTAGTATAGGCATTAATAATATTGTGTCTCCCAATGCTGAAAGCTTAATAATCAATATTGAATCAATCTTTTCGGGTAGTTTCTTTGATTTATGGGTAAATAATCCCAAAAACCAGATCAAAGATATACCTATATAACGGTCAAGTGACTTAAAAAGAAAGTTTCCTCTTAGCCCCATTGTTCTTCCTTGTTTATTTTATAATTTACATTCTGTCACCCTGAATTTATTTCAGGGTCTGCCATTTTTTTGATACCTAATGAGCTACAACCACTGCGAGACCCCGAATCAAGTTCGGGGTGACAGATCGCATGAGACTTAGTTCGGTTGTAGCCGCAGGATTTATCCTGCGTTCCGGTACCGTACCCTGAAGGGCGTACCGTTTGTCATTCCCAAATGCCTTTATTGGGAATCCAGTTTTTGATCTCAGTTACATGGGTCCCCGATTAAGACCTTCGGGGATGACCCTACGGGACAGTTCTTCAGTTCTGCTTTTTCAATTCTGCCTCTATTATTTCGCTCATCTGTTCTATTCGTTTTTCCCAAGTATATTGTTTCGCCAATTCAATTCTTTTATTCTTAAGTTCTTCAGAATTTTCTTTAAGCGCTTTCAAAACATTTTCTTCAAATTCTTCTTTGCCATCTGATAAATAGAATAATTCCTTAAATTCGTTGAGAGAATCCAAGTTAGTTGAGATAATAGGCTTGCCGCTAGATAAATATTCAAAAAATTTCATCGGAAACATATTTTTAGTATATTGATTTATCTTATTCGGAAGAAGACAAATATCAAAACCTTTTAAGTACATCGGAAGTTGATTATATTGCTTGCCGCTCAAAAAATAAATATTCTTATTTTTGATTAATGAACTTAAATCTGCCTTTTTTTCTCCTTCTCCGGTATCTCCTATCAAAATGATAGACCATTCAGGATGTTTTTCTGCTAAAAATGCTAATAATTCAAAATCTAGTTTATATTCGCTTATCGCTCCCATAAAACCCAGTCTGGGAGAAGGGATTTTTTCTAATTCTTCAGCAAGCGGTATATCTTTTGAATCAGCTTTATTAAAATGATCAAAATCTGCCACATTTGGAAGATAATAAGTGTTTTTGTTAAATTTTATTTTTTGTTCAAAAAGCGGTTTTGAACTCGCAAATACAATATTTACTTTTTTTAAAAGCATTTCCTCCAATTCATGGAAAGCCTCTTTAGGAACTAGAGGATTTGCAGAAATATCATCTACGCAGTGATAGATACAGAGTTTTTCTTTCCATCTAGCTAAATACTCTACGGCATTTGGGATATAGGTCCAAATAATGGGATTATTTAATTTCAATTTTGCAATAACTATATCCAGTTGTTTTCCCAAAAACCAGTTATTGAAGTTTCTGATAAATCTGTATCTATGAAACGGTAAAACAAGTGGCGCGAACACAAATAAATTGGGCTTAGATGTCCTTATCCCTTTAAGCCATTTAATAACTCTTTTAAATATTCTAAAAATATCCTTTTTCTGAAAAGTCGGCCGTCTCAAGCCCAAAGATTCAATAAAAAGAATCCTATTATTAGCCGATAACCTGCTCATTAAATGATGCTGGTTAGTCTTATAAGGATTATCCCATTCGGCAAACCCGAAACAGATAATATTTTCGTTAATAATCATTATTATTTTGTTAAAAGAAAAATAGCTTCTAGCATAGGGGGTCAGGTCTTGCAATCACACATTCGCAGTTCTTGTTTTTTTAGTTTACGACTCACTGTTGCATAATGAACATTAAGCTCTTTTGCTATCTCTTTCAATTTATACCCATATTCTTTATATGCTTTGACCATACCGTTTTCTTCAACTAATAGCTTTTTTAGTGCCGGCTTCAACGGTTGCAAATGCTCTTTCGGCACTTCCTTTAGTTCTTCATTTCCGGATTTGATTCTTTCAATAAAACCGTTGCTCCCATAATATATCTGCCCAACCAACCTTTCCCAAGGTTTATCACTATATCCTTCTTTTACGAATCCTGTGTAATCCTTTATCGCTGAAGTCCGTTTATTTGAAAACTGGGATAATACCCAATCTACAAACAAAAACGCGGGCGGTTTTTCTATCCCAATAAAAGAACGATAACTGCTCCACTCATACTGTTCTGGGCTTTTACACATCTTTGCACGGACAGGATTCAGAACAATATACCGTGAAAGTTCCAACAGATAATTCCCCTTTTCAACATGTATTGCCTTAAACCTTCCCTGAAATATATGTCCGCAACTCTTGTGTTTTCTATTGGAAGACTGCGTATATACTCCGTTCAATTGCCTCATGCCTATTGAAAGATTACCCGATGGTGTTTCAATTATAAGATGATAATGATTACTCATCAAACAATACCCATGGCACACCCATTTATATCTTTCTATCACGGATCCAAGTACCCTTAAGAATTCTTGCCGGTCGGTATCACAATGAAATATCTTCATCCGGGCATTGCCTCTGGATGTAATATGATAAACTGCTCCTTCGTATGTTAATCTTAATGGCCGTACCATAGCTCAATTATACTTAAAGGATTGTCGCATTGCAAGACCTGACCCCGTAACTGTTATTTCACGTAACTGGTAAATCTTATTTCATAACTTTTGCTAAACACATAATGCTGTATTTTCTTCAATATCTCAAATAAATTAACTATTGCCAATTTGTCAAAATTGTCACTCATTCTGAAATTAGGATTAGCTGCATAATCGCCATAGTGCATTTTGATACTGATATTACCACCTGCATCAACGATTGTTTTGATTGTATTTTCAATGTTTTTATCATTTACACCAATGTTTTGAGGAATGTTAAGAATACCGTTGAACTCCATGGCATATATGTTACTTACTCGTTTAATATACCTGTTTAATCCGTCATTAAGAGAAGCAAAAGAGCCGTAATGCAAACCAAGTTCTTTTGAAACTTCAATAAGGCAATTATTTTTACCAAGGCCCCAGCCGGGAGGGCGGATTCCTTTAACCTCAAATCCAGCTTGCTTAAATATCGCTAGCGCCTTTGACATTTTCTCTCTTGTTAATTCATAGTCAGTATTATCAAACTCTTTCATTTGAGTTTTGGATTTGGGATTATAATGATCATACCCATGGCAAGCAATTTCAATTTTATCACCGTAACTTTTTATTAGCTTAATCCAATCAGGAAAATCTGTTATAGACCAGTTTTTGCCTTTATTAAACATTGAAGGGACAGTAAATAAAGTAACTTTCACATCTTTTTCCAGCAATTTAATAAGGTTTTTATTGGCCCACGAACCATCTGACAGCTTTTCCCACTCTTTTTCATCTCCGCCAAGCAGGGGGCAAAAATCGTCCATACTAATAAGAACAGGAATGTAATTATTCTCCGATTGTTTTTTGGCAATTTTTTTATAATAGTTTTCATTTAATCCAAAGTATATTGTGCTTTGTTTTGTGCGGATATACTGTTTAACAATTTTTGGAAAGCATTGTATTGTTCCGATAAAAATCCCATAAGCCGATGAAAACTTGAAGTAGAAATATAGCCAAGGAAAAAGAAGGAGTGATACGAAATTTCTTTTTCTTATCAAATATCCAATAGATATTCTGCCTTCCGGAATAAGAAATATCATAGCTGGAGCAGTTAGAATGAGAATGCCGCTGAATGATAATGCCATATAAATGAAAGAAACAATAAATGTTTTAAGCAGCTGGCCGTTTTGTTGGAGTAATAGTATCCTTTCTTTTGATCTGCTGAACCTTTTAAACACATTTTTGAATGTTTGCGATTCAACATGCTCTAGATTAACATTCGGAACCCAAAGGTTACTATAGCCCTCTGCTTTCATCCTATTGACAAGGTCTACATCTTCCCCCTGTCTTATTTCTCTATATCCGCCGAATTTAATAAAATCCTCTCTTCTAAACGCCCAACCGCCTAATCTTGGCACCTTGTTTTCTTTTAATAATTTCCATCGGGCAATAAAATAGGTATCCCAGAATCCTTTCCATATATTATCTTTCATCGTCCAACAAATGCGCAGCCCGCCAAAACTAATTGTTTTAGGATGCTTCATAATAGCTTCAATAATTTTCCTGCAATAATTTCTGCTGTATTTTGCATCCGAATCGGTTTGAATAATGTATTCTCCGGCCGCAGCCCAAGCACCTGCATTTCTCGCACCACCCTCTCCAAGGTTTTTTGAATTTTTGACAATTACGATCGGGATATTGGATTCTTCTTTAATCTTTTCAACAACTTTAAGAGTATCGTCCTTAGAACAATCATCAACAACTATTATCTCTTTAAGCTTAATGTCCTGAGCCAGGAAAGATTCCAGGCACTGGTGAATTGTCTTTTCAGAGTTATAGCAAGGTACAATAACGCTAATTTTATTATCTAAATTATTCATGTTTTAATTTATAAATACTGCAATAACCTTCATTTGCTACCAAGTCAAAGTTTTCCGCCAAAAATGTGCCTTCGTTAAATATCCTATGCTGTCGTTCAAGGAAATATGGTTCTCTAGAAAAAAGAACATACTTAATGTTATATTTTTCCATGCCTTCAATTATACTTTCCGGTGAATTTCCTCTTGTTATATCAGTAGTTATATAGCTAAACCCCTGAATAAATTTCTGATCAAAATAATACCCGCGGGATTCGGCCAAGGACCACAAATATTCACCTCTAGGAATAAGCTTGTTTGCAGGAATTGTTATTGGATAAGAAGTTACATCCCTTTTTAGGAACTCGGTTTTGCTTTCCTTTCCGCTGAAATAAGGAAAATTTTCTTTTCGTAATATTTCATTTATTATCGCATAAAGACTATAGACAATCATTGCAAAATAAACAGTAAGGATAAAATACCTGATTATTTTATTACCGCCTATTTTCGCGGAATGAATAACATTTCCAATAACGAAAAAAAACAATATAAAAGCCGGAAAGAAGACCCTGTCCGCATGTAAAAGGAAAAAGTCCCCAATCAGAAAATAAAGCGCTCCGGAAATTAATGCTAGAACTGCTGCTTTATTTTTTATCAATTTAATAAAGAAAGCAAAGAAGAGTATAGGCATCCCAAGAAGCACATCTTTTGGATAAGTAAAATACCCTGAACTCGCTTTTTCAAAATATGAACTGATTGAACCGCTCATTTCCGGCAATTGGCTTCTGTCTCCTAATATTTTCGCAAGAAAAGGAGATAAAGGATTGCCTGTAAAAGCATAATTCATAATTAGCCAAGGTGATAATAGCAATAAATATACCGCTGCAGATAATGGTATAAGCCGTATCAGTTCTGCGCTTATTTTACCTTCCTTCCAAATTTGAGAAACATAAAATACCGCGGGCAAAATCAAAAGGAAAGCCCCGTTATACTTTACCCCGAAAGACAAAGCGCAAAAAGCTATGGAAACATAAAACCAAATGCTATTTTTTTCATACTCCCATTTTACGAGAGCATAAAGAATTGCCGCGGTATAGAATGCTATGCCAATATCTATTTTAGCAATAGAAGCCATATCAAAAAATACACTTGATGTTATAATTGTCAAAACGGAAAGAAGGCCTGCGGTTCTATTAACTGTTTTCTTACCAACTAAATAAATTAGGCCGCAAGTTAAGAAACCAATTAATAGATGTAAGTGATTTACTGCGATTTCATCTGCCAAGGCCATAACAAATGTATCGAGCATTCCCAAAAGCTGCGGATAGGTGGAAAAAGGAACTTCTCTTGTAAGGTTGTAAATGGCGTGCTTAAAAATGTAGCTTTTTGGCAAAAGAACCAGATGGCTTAAAGCATCCAGATTAGTTACCGGCCTGAAAGATAAAACAATATGAGAAATGCCGGACAAAACTATTAAAATTATAACGACCTTTTCTAGTACGGAAAATATTGGCATTTCAAACTTTTGACTGCGGGCATTGCTAAAAAACAAATATGCCGCAAGAATATTCAAGGCTGCCAATATAACCCAAAAAATGCTCGCATAAATAAGGCCTGAAATGCCAAGAAAAAATACTATAAATGCCAATATTCCAATACCAATAACAATATTAAAAATGGTTTTTTCAAACCTTGAATATACATTTATTTTGCTTAGAATAATTGAATTTAAAAAAAAGCCTAGTGAATAGCAAGCCGTAATAGTTAAAACTACTATGAAAATTCCAATCATTTTGTTTCCATTTGTTATGTTTTACAATATTTATTAAGCTTTTTTCATTTCTAAATATATACATTCGCCTTTGCCCGGAAGCAGAGTATCCGGAATACGGAGAATTATAGACAAAATCAGGCGCGGGATTCTTTTATTTAACATAAGCGCTTTGCTTAATAACCGCGCTAGTTTTGCTTTATCATTTTTCTTATATGCATCCAGCGAAGTAAGAAAACGATACCCCGGTGTAGCTGTCCTTATTGAAATTATATCAAACTTACAGATATTTGCCAGTTGTTTAATGGAATCTATGGAGAAATAATTGAAATGGAAAGGTATGTGCCAGCCCGCCCAGTATTGTTTAAATATCCGAGCAGAATAACTGTTAACATTTGGGCAATTAATAAATACCTTGCCGACGGGTTTTAGAATCCTTCTGACATCATTTAGGATACTTTCAGGGTTCGGCATATGCTCAATTGTGTGGTTCATAACAATGCAATCAAAAAACTCATCAGGATAATGAGCTTGATAAATATCTCCACAAACAACATTAAGCTTTTTTTTGTTGGCTATTTCCGCCTGGCCGGAATTTATTTCAACACCATATACTTCACAACCTTTAGCCTTTAAATCTTCCAGCAAAATACCTTGGCCGCAACCGATATCAAGAACTTTTCCCGAAGCCTTTGCTATTATTTCCGCAAGAAATTCGCCGGTTAATTTATGATAAATACTGCGCAATAAAAAGTTTCCCCTCATTTTAGAAGCAATACCGGTTTCCGGTTCTTTAGTTGAATAATACTTTTCATACAACAAAGTTACGGTTTTTTTGGTCGGACGAGGGTTTAGATATATATGCTCACAGTTAGTGCATTTAACAAGATTATAAATACCCGGAACACCGAACAGGTGATCAGGCAAAGTCAAAAACAGTTTCGCTGTAGAATTGTTACACAGGCAACAATTTGTATTTTCTAGTTCCATGTCTTTTTCCACAAAACATTTCAAGAAAAATAGATTCCTCCGCCCCACCACTGGCGGGCAGGCGCGGCGGACGGGAATGACACCCTTTTTTCAGTCCTGAGTCCAACATAGTCATTACCCTTGGCAAAACTCTCTGCCAGCTCAGCTGCATAGCCGGAAATACCACCTCTTTTACTATAAGTTCTAACTATTATCGCAATTTTCATGAAAAAACCTGGTTAAATATTTTGGCCCTTATTTATAAATTCGGATAATTTCCGGCTCATAGCATAATAACTATATTTTTCAATACACTTATTCCTGGCTTTTTTCCCCATGTTGATCGCCATTTCCGGATCGCTGATGACCGTTTTAATTACGCTGACTAATTCATCAATATTGCCCGCTTCATAAGTCCAGCCGCAGTCTTTAAGTATTTCAGGAATATCATTAATTTTTGAAGCAATAATCGGTTTTCCCATAGCCATAGCATCAAATAATTTTGCAGGTATCTGTCCTTTGGATGAGTAAGTATCTTTTTGCGGTATAACAACTATATCCGCAATGCTAAGAAATTCGGGTATTTTGCCAAACGGCTGCTGTTCAAGCAATATACATCTTCCACCAAGGCTCTCTTTAACAAAATCATATAGCTTTTTCTGGCTGTCTTCAACAAGATTAAACCCTACTAACATCATTAGTGCAGAACTATCATTCATTTTTTTATAAGCGTTAACCAGCTCAAAAATACCTTTATGCTCACGCGGTGTGCCTAAAAATAATATTACTTTATCTTCCGGTTTAATAGCGTATTTTTCCCTGAGCACTTTTTTTGAATAATTTTCCGGGTTAAAATATTCCGTATCTCGCGCGTGCGGAATAACTATGCCCCCGTATTTGTTCTGCAAGTAAGTATTTGACACTATTTTATTTTTTATGAACCGCGCTAACAAATCACAAATAACCAATTTAAAAATCTGAACAGAAGATTTTAAACTGTTTACAAAATTCCCTTGAATAAAGCGGTCCAGTTCAAACCCCATTTCCCAATCGTCAATATCAATAACCATTGGGACCTTTTTCCTTAAACTAACTATCATCGCAAGAAACATGCTCGGAAGCACCGGCTTGCTTATTATAACCAGGTCGCCGTTAATTATTTTTGACAAACTAAATGCGCTTGAAAAAAAATACTGCAGCTTTGAACAGGAAAGAAATGAATATTTTACATCTCTCGGCGGTTTTTCAATCGGGGACCAGACGCTCCCGCTGAAAGCCGGGCCTACTATTTCAACTTCTGCCTCACTTTTCAAAAGTTCCGCCAACATATAAGCCCGGCCGAAACAGTTATGAGAAAAATCCGGGGTAATCACGGTTATTTTCTTGAAAATATTTTCTCTTGTAACAGATGCTGCTTTTTCTTTATCGCTATAGCCATCTAAAACAAATTCTCCATATACTGCCCCGCCTGATATTGAAACCGCCTTTTGGTTGATCACATTTAAAAGCTTAACGGCCTGATTATAAACCGCCCGGACCGATATTCCGGCTAGACAACGGGGATCACGGCAGGAAATACCTGAAAACTTATAGCAGGGAGCACAATCCAGGCCGCTTCGCACAACTATATTAGGCACCTGCCAGGGATAATTCTTCCAGTAAAGCGTCGGCCCGAATATACCTATTACGGGTATTTGAACAGAAGCGGCTAAATGCATTAAGCCGGAATCATTAGAAATAAAAAGATCGCATTTGTTTATATTGGCTGCCGTTTGAAGTATTGTTGTGCCGATCGCGATAT
It contains:
- a CDS encoding class I SAM-dependent methyltransferase, encoding MELENTNCCLCNNSTAKLFLTLPDHLFGVPGIYNLVKCTNCEHIYLNPRPTKKTVTLLYEKYYSTKEPETGIASKMRGNFLLRSIYHKLTGEFLAEIIAKASGKVLDIGCGQGILLEDLKAKGCEVYGVEINSGQAEIANKKKLNVVCGDIYQAHYPDEFFDCIVMNHTIEHMPNPESILNDVRRILKPVGKVFINCPNVNSYSARIFKQYWAGWHIPFHFNYFSIDSIKQLANICKFDIISIRTATPGYRFLTSLDAYKKNDKAKLARLLSKALMLNKRIPRLILSIILRIPDTLLPGKGECIYLEMKKA
- a CDS encoding glycosyltransferase family 39 protein gives rise to the protein MIGIFIVVLTITACYSLGFFLNSIILSKINVYSRFEKTIFNIVIGIGILAFIVFFLGISGLIYASIFWVILAALNILAAYLFFSNARSQKFEMPIFSVLEKVVIILIVLSGISHIVLSFRPVTNLDALSHLVLLPKSYIFKHAIYNLTREVPFSTYPQLLGMLDTFVMALADEIAVNHLHLLIGFLTCGLIYLVGKKTVNRTAGLLSVLTIITSSVFFDMASIAKIDIGIAFYTAAILYALVKWEYEKNSIWFYVSIAFCALSFGVKYNGAFLLILPAVFYVSQIWKEGKISAELIRLIPLSAAVYLLLLSPWLIMNYAFTGNPLSPFLAKILGDRSQLPEMSGSISSYFEKASSGYFTYPKDVLLGMPILFFAFFIKLIKNKAAVLALISGALYFLIGDFFLLHADRVFFPAFILFFFVIGNVIHSAKIGGNKIIRYFILTVYFAMIVYSLYAIINEILRKENFPYFSGKESKTEFLKRDVTSYPITIPANKLIPRGEYLWSLAESRGYYFDQKFIQGFSYITTDITRGNSPESIIEGMEKYNIKYVLFSREPYFLERQHRIFNEGTFLAENFDLVANEGYCSIYKLKHE
- a CDS encoding glycosyltransferase family 9 protein; amino-acid sequence: MGLRGNFLFKSLDRYIGISLIWFLGLFTHKSKKLPEKIDSILIIKLSALGDTILLMPILRALRDKYPKAKITAICTKINLDVLKVCPYINEVLIINIRNLVFNPFSIIKLFKNKKFDLALDFDQWTRISPLLAFFSGALYRIGFKTNNQYRHYLYTHFVEHSQTKHELDCFADILKVLEIKNINKNLEFWVDDASKHHSEKLLLENGLKQGDAFIVFHPETPLHGGQRQWPAEKYVELGKKLSELNKFKILIAGTEIEKEQNSKIVNALLPNAFLMHSLSLGEYAAILSKAKMFISGNTGIMHLASALNIPVIALHGPTNPKKWGPLGNKSRVIKSKAECSPCLYLGFEYGCKTNKCMQDISVDEVFEEAKKVANSIPN
- a CDS encoding glycosyltransferase; this translates as MNNLDNKISVIVPCYNSEKTIHQCLESFLAQDIKLKEIIVVDDCSKDDTLKVVEKIKEESNIPIVIVKNSKNLGEGGARNAGAWAAAGEYIIQTDSDAKYSRNYCRKIIEAIMKHPKTISFGGLRICWTMKDNIWKGFWDTYFIARWKLLKENKVPRLGGWAFRREDFIKFGGYREIRQGEDVDLVNRMKAEGYSNLWVPNVNLEHVESQTFKNVFKRFSRSKERILLLQQNGQLLKTFIVSFIYMALSFSGILILTAPAMIFLIPEGRISIGYLIRKRNFVSLLLFPWLYFYFKFSSAYGIFIGTIQCFPKIVKQYIRTKQSTIYFGLNENYYKKIAKKQSENNYIPVLISMDDFCPLLGGDEKEWEKLSDGSWANKNLIKLLEKDVKVTLFTVPSMFNKGKNWSITDFPDWIKLIKSYGDKIEIACHGYDHYNPKSKTQMKEFDNTDYELTREKMSKALAIFKQAGFEVKGIRPPGWGLGKNNCLIEVSKELGLHYGSFASLNDGLNRYIKRVSNIYAMEFNGILNIPQNIGVNDKNIENTIKTIVDAGGNISIKMHYGDYAANPNFRMSDNFDKLAIVNLFEILKKIQHYVFSKSYEIRFTSYVK
- a CDS encoding glycosyltransferase; the protein is MKEYKKILCISSTGMGNAILYIPVLRTLRKRFPGAKIDVIVSNMQAKAILENLDLVNRVIFFGKTKAYPFTYMKLLLTLRKEKYELFVTSFLDKSLKIAVLGFLAGIKDRAGFANGWWNIFYGFIVRVNEKKHEVEYNLDLLRAIGIEGTDNSIALPEAVNGNVITDKALPEVYGRTIIGFHPGSGTDLGESVKRWDVVKFALLADKLAEQYNAEIHVFGGPEELELAKTMASKMKVVPNIAIGTTILQTAANINKCDLFISNDSGLMHLAASVQIPVIGIFGPTLYWKNYPWQVPNIVVRSGLDCAPCYKFSGISCRDPRCLAGISVRAVYNQAVKLLNVINQKAVSISGGAVYGEFVLDGYSDKEKAASVTRENIFKKITVITPDFSHNCFGRAYMLAELLKSEAEVEIVGPAFSGSVWSPIEKPPRDVKYSFLSCSKLQYFFSSAFSLSKIINGDLVIISKPVLPSMFLAMIVSLRKKVPMVIDIDDWEMGFELDRFIQGNFVNSLKSSVQIFKLVICDLLARFIKNKIVSNTYLQNKYGGIVIPHARDTEYFNPENYSKKVLREKYAIKPEDKVILFLGTPREHKGIFELVNAYKKMNDSSALMMLVGFNLVEDSQKKLYDFVKESLGGRCILLEQQPFGKIPEFLSIADIVVIPQKDTYSSKGQIPAKLFDAMAMGKPIIASKINDIPEILKDCGWTYEAGNIDELVSVIKTVISDPEMAINMGKKARNKCIEKYSYYAMSRKLSEFINKGQNI
- a CDS encoding transposase encodes the protein MVRPLRLTYEGAVYHITSRGNARMKIFHCDTDRQEFLRVLGSVIERYKWVCHGYCLMSNHYHLIIETPSGNLSIGMRQLNGVYTQSSNRKHKSCGHIFQGRFKAIHVEKGNYLLELSRYIVLNPVRAKMCKSPEQYEWSSYRSFIGIEKPPAFLFVDWVLSQFSNKRTSAIKDYTGFVKEGYSDKPWERLVGQIYYGSNGFIERIKSGNEELKEVPKEHLQPLKPALKKLLVEENGMVKAYKEYGYKLKEIAKELNVHYATVSRKLKKQELRMCDCKT
- a CDS encoding glycosyltransferase: MIINENIICFGFAEWDNPYKTNQHHLMSRLSANNRILFIESLGLRRPTFQKKDIFRIFKRVIKWLKGIRTSKPNLFVFAPLVLPFHRYRFIRNFNNWFLGKQLDIVIAKLKLNNPIIWTYIPNAVEYLARWKEKLCIYHCVDDISANPLVPKEAFHELEEMLLKKVNIVFASSKPLFEQKIKFNKNTYYLPNVADFDHFNKADSKDIPLAEELEKIPSPRLGFMGAISEYKLDFELLAFLAEKHPEWSIILIGDTGEGEKKADLSSLIKNKNIYFLSGKQYNQLPMYLKGFDICLLPNKINQYTKNMFPMKFFEYLSSGKPIISTNLDSLNEFKELFYLSDGKEEFEENVLKALKENSEELKNKRIELAKQYTWEKRIEQMSEIIEAELKKQN